The Candidatus Gracilibacteria bacterium genome window below encodes:
- a CDS encoding valine--tRNA ligase — translation MDFPKIYAPSSSEDILAKMWEKTGCYKPHKSRTGETFYMPLPPPNVTGVLHTGHALMLAIEDVMVRYHRMKGDETLWVPGTDHAGIATQNVVAKNLQKEGIHREDLGREKFLEKVWEWKDTSHGTITNQMRMMGASVSWDHERFTLDKANNDLVTKTFIKLYNEGIIYRGEYMVNYCPKDKTVISKSEIEYRDEPGFLYEIAYFVHGLDRELIVATTRPETLLADQAVAVNPRDKRYKKLIGHEVILPFVNKRIPIIADEMVDMDFGTGVVKITPAHDPADFETAKRHGLPIDYRVLNNEGVMMEHTGIFAGKKDIEAREMIVNMLRGKGNLIKVSPHISPVGYSQRGGVRVQTIVSIQWFVDSKKLAEKVMAGYEKGEFEIIPSRYGAIFEGIMGNLHEWCISRQLWWGHQIPAYFHAETKELLGVTEDPKGLEKQYGKEMIVRDPDVLDTWFSAALWPFSILDWDFEKPSKLFEKYYPAQVLETGHDILLFWVVRMLLFGYDLTGQTPFKTIYLHGLLTDDQGRKFSKSLGNGIDPIELIREFSADALRLAIVIGNTPGNNMRFSRDVVKNNQIFLNKLWNVARFVWMNCDEINTKDKIQSAKGIDVTKLEKTLAKNWDTLLDYERWILSRLKHTRDDVTEGMEDYNFSMMGEKLISFTRDEFADYAIECFKLVKDESKYGKEVMMYTLLSLLKLWHPYIPFITETLTQAINGKLDKDGGLPDDFGLKNALMTSEWPSCGYPLDRESEEAMKAVFDVVTTIRTIRGERRIKPGELVDIVLYVNPRDRIVLEKNIALISGLGKAREVLFTLTKDTLERDKYTYGIAGEVEIFVDTSICNHDDDIERLTKLIEEKEDYVRLLEVKLMDPSFAGKAPENVIRLTQEKKEVTLRQIEKAKEELEQYKS, via the coding sequence ATGGATTTTCCTAAAATATACGCCCCTTCTTCCTCTGAAGATATTCTCGCAAAAATGTGGGAAAAAACAGGATGTTACAAACCACACAAATCTCGCACTGGTGAGACATTTTATATGCCTCTCCCTCCACCAAATGTCACGTGAGTTCTCCATACAGGGCATGCTCTGATGCTCGCTATCGAGGATGTGATGGTGCGGTATCATCGTATGAAGGGTGATGAAACACTCTGGGTGCCTGGAACCGATCATGCTGGCATCGCCACACAAAATGTCGTGGCAAAAAATCTCCAAAAAGAAGGGATTCACCGAGAGGATCTCGGACGTGAGAAATTTCTCGAAAAAGTCTGGGAATGGAAAGATACATCACACGGCACTATCACGAATCAGATGCGGATGATGGGAGCGAGCGTCAGCTGGGATCACGAACGTTTTACGCTCGATAAAGCCAATAATGATCTTGTGACAAAGACGTTTATAAAGCTCTATAATGAGGGCATCATCTACCGTGGAGAGTATATGGTGAATTATTGTCCGAAAGATAAAACTGTTATCTCAAAATCAGAAATAGAATACCGTGATGAGCCCGGATTTCTCTATGAAATAGCCTATTTTGTCCATGGTCTCGACCGTGAACTCATCGTCGCAACGACGCGTCCAGAGACACTCCTCGCAGATCAGGCAGTGGCCGTCAATCCTCGAGACAAGCGCTACAAAAAATTGATAGGTCACGAGGTGATTCTCCCCTTCGTGAACAAGAGAATACCTATTATTGCTGACGAGATGGTAGATATGGATTTTGGGACATGAGTGGTCAAGATTACACCCGCTCATGATCCTGCGGATTTTGAGACGGCCAAACGCCACGGACTTCCCATAGATTACCGTGTCCTCAATAATGAAGGCGTTATGATGGAACACACAGGTATTTTCGCTGGGAAAAAAGACATAGAAGCTCGTGAAATGATCGTCAATATGCTCCGAGGAAAGGGTAATCTCATAAAAGTCTCACCTCACATCTCTCCCGTTGGATATTCCCAGCGTGGCGGTGTCCGTGTCCAGACGATTGTTTCGATTCAATGGTTTGTGGATAGCAAAAAACTCGCCGAGAAAGTGATGGCAGGATATGAAAAAGGAGAATTTGAAATTATTCCGAGTCGCTATGGTGCCATCTTCGAAGGAATTATGGGAAACCTCCATGAGTGGTGTATCAGTCGTCAGCTCTGGTGGGGTCATCAGATACCCGCTTATTTTCATGCAGAAACTAAGGAACTCCTCGGGGTCACCGAAGACCCAAAAGGTCTCGAAAAACAGTATGGGAAAGAGATGATCGTCCGGGATCCCGATGTGCTCGATACCTGGTTTAGCGCAGCGCTCTGGCCTTTTTCTATTCTCGATTGGGATTTTGAGAAGCCGAGTAAGCTGTTTGAAAAATACTATCCTGCGCAAGTCCTCGAAACAGGTCATGATATTCTCCTCTTTTGGGTCGTGAGAATGCTTCTTTTTGGCTATGATCTCACTGGTCAGACACCTTTTAAAACTATCTATCTCCATGGTCTCCTCACGGATGATCAGGGTCGAAAATTCAGTAAATCACTTGGAAATGGCATCGACCCTATTGAGCTGATTCGTGAATTCTCTGCTGATGCCCTACGCCTCGCCATCGTCATCGGGAATACTCCAGGCAATAATATGAGATTTAGTCGTGATGTGGTCAAAAATAATCAGATATTCCTCAATAAACTCTGGAATGTCGCACGATTTGTCTGGATGAACTGCGATGAAATAAATACAAAAGACAAAATACAAAGTGCAAAATGAATAGATGTTACAAAACTCGAAAAAACACTGGCGAAAAACTGGGATACGCTCCTCGACTATGAACGATGGATTCTCTCTCGACTGAAACATACGAGAGATGATGTGACAGAGTGAATGGAGGACTATAATTTCTCGATGATGGGCGAAAAGCTCATCTCTTTTACTCGTGATGAATTCGCTGACTATGCTATCGAATGTTTCAAACTCGTAAAAGATGAGAGTAAATACGGCAAAGAAGTGATGATGTATACACTCCTCTCACTTTTGAAGCTCTGGCATCCCTACATCCCTTTTATTACAGAAACTCTCACGCAAGCAATCAATGGAAAACTCGATAAAGACGGTGGGTTACCGGATGATTTTGGTCTCAAAAATGCTCTTATGACGTCTGAATGGCCATCGTGTGGTTATCCACTCGACCGAGAGAGCGAGGAAGCGATGAAGGCAGTTTTTGATGTCGTAACTACTATTCGTACCATACGCGGAGAGCGCCGTATCAAGCCAGGCGAACTCGTGGATATCGTCCTCTATGTGAATCCTCGAGATCGTATCGTCCTCGAAAAAAATATCGCCCTGATTAGTGGTCTCGGAAAGGCGCGAGAGGTTCTCTTTACACTGACGAAAGATACTCTCGAACGTGATAAATATACCTATGGCATCGCGGGGGAAGTCGAGATATTTGTCGATACGAGTATCTGTAATCACGATGATGATATCGAGCGTCTCACAAAACTCATAGAAGAAAAGGAGGACTATGTCCGCCTTCTCGAGGTCAAACTCATGGACCCGAGCTTTGCTGGCAAGGCGCCAGAAAACGTCATCCGTCTGACTCAAGAAAAAAAAGAAGTCACCCTCCGACAAATCGAAAAGGCAAAAGAAGAGCTAGAACAATACAAGAGTTAA
- a CDS encoding M24 family metallopeptidase has product MQTTKTPAELYLLLQKVTNHIIAWAKPGMKMCELDAEARRMLGKYSEYFTHSLGHGVGIEIHESPRVSGKSREILRPGMVITIEPGIYGIKIQNTKDKIQNEESPRHSSQARNEREVESITNSVVYGLRYEEMVLVDKEKLIVL; this is encoded by the coding sequence ATGCAAACAACTAAAACTCCAGCCGAACTCTACCTACTTTTGCAAAAAGTAACAAACCATATTATTGCTTGGGCAAAACCAGGAATGAAAATGTGTGAGCTCGATGCAGAGGCACGCAGAATGCTTGGAAAATATTCTGAGTATTTCACCCATTCACTCGGGCATTGAGTCGGCATTGAGATCCATGAATCACCACGAGTATCCGGTAAGAGTCGTGAGATACTTCGTCCAGGGATGGTGATAACTATTGAACCAGGAATCTATGGAATAAAAATACAAAATACAAAGGACAAAATACAGAATGAAGAAAGTCCCCGTCATTCCAGCCAAGCGAGGAACGAGCGCGAGGTGGAATCCATCACCAATAGTGTAGTCTATGGTCTCCGCTATGAGGAGATGGTTTTGGTTGACAAAGAAAAATTGATAGTATTATAA
- a CDS encoding STAS domain-containing protein: protein MVSGTIHTPYSIQLKKQYRDTLHLIISGELDETNADLAFDTLEEEIKEQPEYQHISCDFSDLAYANSKTLGYLTDFIARTHRLGKTISFDRVHPKTQYIFDMIGLSKVVDKKIES from the coding sequence ATGGTATCAGGTACTATACATACACCTTACTCAATTCAACTTAAAAAGCAATATAGAGATACACTGCATCTCATCATATCAGGCGAACTCGACGAAACAAATGCAGACCTCGCTTTTGATACTCTCGAAGAAGAAATCAAAGAACAACCAGAATATCAGCATATCTCTTGTGACTTTTCTGATCTTGCTTACGCCAACTCTAAAACGCTCGGTTATCTCACAGATTTTATCGCTCGCACTCACCGACTCGGTAAGACTATTTCCTTTGATCGTGTTCATCCAAAAACACAATATATCTTTGATATGATAGGACTTTCAAAGGTGGTGGATAAAAAGATCGAAAGCTAA
- a CDS encoding prepilin-type N-terminal cleavage/methylation domain-containing protein: protein MKKQSGFTLIELMVVMAIIAILATAGLSAYTGYIKKSRDTVRIADLNAINTIVLGAMASTGLPPAATDSATTGEIEDVIWEANSGQAIKDPLGTGNCYDTTAHSDAGTSTCVYNYYTCSSGTGYAITALFESTANTASYADNSSGTEVGTGAEYDIGSCPLDASTAPSAALPLNAAHT, encoded by the coding sequence ATGAAAAAACAATCAGGTTTCACACTTATCGAATTGATGGTCGTGATGGCTATCATCGCTATCCTCGCCACTGCTGGTCTCTCAGCGTATACTGGATACATCAAGAAGTCACGAGATACAGTACGTATTGCTGATCTAAACGCTATCAACACTATCGTACTCTGAGCAATGGCGTCAACGTGATTACCACCAGCAGCAACAGATTCTGCTACAACAGGTGAGATAGAAGATGTTATTTGGGAGGCAAATAGTGGTCAAGCCATAAAAGATCCTCTTGGGACAGGCAACTGCTATGACACAACTGCACACTCAGACGCTGGCACGAGTACATGTGTTTATAACTATTACACTTGTAGTAGTGGAACTGGATACGCAATCACAGCCCTATTTGAATCTACTGCCAATACTGCCTCATATGCCGACAACTCATCTGGTACAGAGGTTGGAACATGAGCTGAGTATGATATTGGTAGTTGCCCTTTAGACGCTAGTACAGCTCCTTCAGCAGCTTTGCCATTGAATGCAGCTCATACATAA
- a CDS encoding peptidoglycan bridge formation glycyltransferase FemA/FemB family protein — protein sequence MSNNNFTSFWQSPLWSDILSGTQQAESIWYTFQNQKILIERRKITGNYTGLYVLGAEESFITSECLNDIFQTVVQKNDLFLQIEPVTYGLPIQNTKYKVIDPEYSVGKVSSDRRVQNEGSLNAHAPFRRFIEPVTAIIPLSNTTEEKVFQNFKEKGRYNIRVAERRGVTTQWVQGDDMCPFLSPDGNKKKQTYVEIFFALLEETTKRDKFSHNALSYYQTFLRVLEANNAGGLLVAVKNNILHAAGIFVYYGEHAIYYYGASSSKSEVRRDNATYLLQWCAIQEALRRGCTDYDFLGISSDEGDKLAGVTTFKMGFCPEKIILPPEKVIIFRPRLLKMLQSANNLRKILRRG from the coding sequence ATGTCAAATAATAATTTCACCAGCTTCTGGCAATCCCCCCTTTGGTCTGATATCCTCTCTGGTACCCAACAAGCAGAAAGCATCTGGTACACATTTCAAAATCAAAAAATCCTGATAGAGCGTAGAAAGATAACTGGAAACTACACTGGGCTCTACGTCCTATGAGCAGAGGAAAGTTTCATCACTTCAGAGTGTCTCAATGATATTTTTCAAACTGTTGTCCAAAAAAATGATCTTTTTCTACAGATAGAACCGGTAACCTACTGACTGCCAATACAAAATACAAAATACAAAGTCATCGACCCTGAGTATTCTGTTTGAAAAGTAAGCTCAGACCGAAGGGTACAAAACGAAGGATCTCTCAATGCCCACGCCCCCTTTCGTCGTTTTATCGAACCAGTGACAGCTATCATTCCCCTTTCAAACACTACGGAAGAGAAAGTATTTCAAAACTTCAAAGAAAAGGGGCGATACAATATACGAGTTGCAGAGAGACGAGGTGTCACGACTCAGTGGGTACAATGAGATGACATGTGTCCATTTCTTTCTCCTGATTGAAATAAGAAAAAACAAACGTATGTGGAAATATTTTTTGCTCTGCTCGAAGAAACGACCAAACGAGATAAATTCTCACATAATGCTCTCTCTTATTACCAAACCTTTCTTCGTGTTTTAGAAGCAAACAATGCTGGAGGACTTCTCGTGGCAGTAAAAAACAATATTCTTCATGCTGCTGGCATATTTGTCTATTACGGTGAACACGCTATCTATTATTACGGAGCTTCTTCCAGTAAATCAGAAGTACGACGAGACAATGCAACCTACCTCCTCCAATGGTGTGCCATACAGGAAGCGCTACGTCGAGGATGCACGGACTATGATTTTCTAGGAATATCTTCCGATGAATGAGATAAACTCGCTGGTGTAACAACATTTAAGATGTGATTTTGTCCAGAAAAAATTATCCTCCCGCCAGAAAAGGTGATTATCTTCCGACCAAGACTTTTGAAAATGCTTCAATCAGCAAATAATTTACGTAAAATCCTCCGTCGTGGGTAA
- a CDS encoding prepilin-type N-terminal cleavage/methylation domain-containing protein: MKRHLGFSLIELMIVITIIAILSVMGLAAYSGYIKKARDTNRIADIATIDKAILGITSQTGQSPTSIADVITAIKGVNNSVNLVDSLSGQAKCQPATVGGAKINCGYYYTQCDSGAGFAVGVRFETETNQAKYAADGIGDVPASASVTTASEDDDFYSLGNCSAYCGATGCTSPVNTYTLITTP; the protein is encoded by the coding sequence ATGAAAAGACATCTTGGTTTCTCACTGATAGAACTGATGATCGTTATCACTATCATCGCCATCCTCTCTGTGATGGGTCTGGCGGCATATTCGTGATATATCAAAAAAGCTCGCGATACCAATCGTATCGCTGATATCGCAACAATCGACAAGGCGATTCTCTGAATCACATCACAGACAGGACAGAGCCCTACAAGTATAGCGGACGTTATCACAGCGATAAAGGGGGTGAATAATAGTGTCAACCTAGTTGATTCTCTTAGTGGCCAAGCAAAATGTCAGCCTGCGACTGTGGGGGGTGCAAAAATAAATTGTGGATACTACTATACCCAATGTGATAGTGGTGCTGGATTTGCGGTGGGTGTCAGATTTGAAACAGAAACGAATCAAGCAAAATATGCTGCTGATGGTATCGGTGATGTACCGGCGAGTGCATCTGTGACGACAGCGAGTGAAGATGATGATTTTTATTCCCTCGGAAACTGTTCAGCGTATTGTGGAGCTACGGGCTGTACCTCTCCAGTAAATACGTATACTCTGATTACTACACCGTAA
- a CDS encoding M24 family metallopeptidase, giving the protein MYLLLSPADITHVTGVTVHEAGEVLILIQSTKYKVQNKRIGFRHSSQAKREVESRCEQDISCNGDGFHLADSLHSSLAGMTDGGIILCDPRTSGLFDSARFEIIDTREGWRQTLGKYKKLSTDPDFLTQTLREKIEGYGPALVMKSSPVAKQRIIKTPEEIEKLRESQRINRAVYEAIQPFLRIGVTEEEVARRIQILQLKLGASGPSFPPIVAFGENTAVPHHSPTQRKLEPDDIILIDMGVIYQGYCSDMTRCFFL; this is encoded by the coding sequence ATGTACCTCCTCCTTTCACCAGCTGATATTACCCATGTGACATGAGTCACGGTGCATGAAGCTGGGGAGGTCCTTATCTTAATACAAAGTACAAAATACAAAGTACAAAATAAAAGAATCGGTTTTCGTCATTCCAGCCAAGCGAAGCGCGAGGTGGAATCTAGATGTGAACAGGATATTTCTTGTAACGGGGATGGATTCCACCTCGCGGACTCATTGCATTCGTCCTTGGCTGGAATGACGGACGGGGGAATTATCTTGTGTGACCCACGGACAAGTGGGCTCTTTGATAGTGCTCGATTTGAGATTATTGATACGAGAGAGGGATGGAGGCAGACACTTGGGAAATACAAAAAACTCTCTACTGATCCTGACTTTCTCACGCAGACACTCCGAGAAAAGATAGAGGGGTATGGTCCAGCACTTGTAATGAAGTCAAGCCCTGTTGCAAAACAGAGAATAATTAAAACACCAGAGGAGATAGAAAAACTTCGGGAAAGCCAGAGAATCAATCGGGCTGTGTACGAGGCGATTCAGCCCTTCTTGAGGATTGGTGTTACTGAAGAAGAGGTAGCACGACGGATACAGATTCTTCAGCTCAAGCTCGGTGCCAGTGGTCCGAGCTTTCCTCCGATTGTCGCATTTTGAGAAAATACTGCCGTTCCGCATCATAGCCCCACCCAGCGGAAACTGGAACCAGACGATATTATTCTGATCGATATGGGTGTTATCTATCAGGGATATTGCTCGGATATGACACGGTGCTTTTTCTTATAA